One segment of Porticoccus hydrocarbonoclasticus MCTG13d DNA contains the following:
- a CDS encoding cupin domain-containing protein: MTIQSILGNLSIEEFLAEYWQKKPLLIRNAFPNFESPLTPDELAGLSLEEEVESRIVFEKGESGPWELQHGPFDESIFAQLPESCWSLLVQGADLWVPEVKALLPHFNFLPPWRVDDVMVSYAPVGGSVGPHFDYYDVFLLQGLGQRRWQVGQFCDQQSPLVAGTPLRILQTFDVVDEWVLQPGDMLYLPPGISHWGIAENDCLTYSIGFRSPSLTDMLDDLTTELMTQGNSCYYRDPPLTPGMATEVINPAFIKQVQAMLREIAEDKTLLGDWFARYMTAPKYPELVDEADVDRRATIDGRHYLNGEQVDK; this comes from the coding sequence ATGACCATTCAATCCATTCTGGGAAACCTGTCGATTGAGGAGTTTCTCGCTGAATACTGGCAGAAAAAACCGCTGTTGATCCGGAATGCCTTCCCCAATTTTGAGTCGCCTCTAACACCCGATGAACTGGCAGGCCTGTCTCTGGAAGAAGAGGTGGAATCACGAATAGTCTTTGAAAAAGGTGAGTCCGGCCCCTGGGAACTTCAGCACGGCCCTTTTGATGAGAGTATTTTCGCTCAACTGCCTGAAAGCTGCTGGAGTCTTTTGGTCCAGGGCGCCGATCTGTGGGTGCCCGAAGTCAAGGCTTTGCTGCCCCACTTCAATTTTCTGCCACCCTGGCGAGTCGATGACGTCATGGTCAGTTATGCCCCGGTCGGCGGTAGCGTCGGCCCCCACTTCGACTATTACGATGTGTTTCTTCTGCAGGGTCTGGGACAGCGTCGCTGGCAGGTTGGCCAGTTCTGCGATCAGCAATCACCGCTTGTAGCCGGCACACCACTCCGGATCCTGCAGACCTTTGATGTAGTGGATGAATGGGTTCTTCAGCCAGGCGACATGCTTTATCTGCCGCCGGGGATTTCCCATTGGGGGATCGCAGAAAATGATTGCCTCACCTACTCAATTGGTTTCAGATCACCATCGCTCACCGATATGCTTGACGACCTCACCACAGAACTGATGACCCAGGGGAACAGCTGCTACTACCGGGACCCACCCCTAACGCCTGGCATGGCAACTGAAGTGATTAATCCTGCCTTCATCAAGCAGGTGCAAGCCATGCTCAGGGAGATAGCGGAAGATAAAACGTTACTAGGGGACTGGTTTGCCCGCTACATGACCGCACCGAAGTACCCGGAATTGGTCGATGAAGCGGACGTTGATCGACGCGCCACGATTGATGGCAGACATTATTTAAACGGAGAGCAGGTCGATAAATAG
- the purB gene encoding adenylosuccinate lyase yields the protein MNLSELTAISPIDGRYSSKTEPLRVAFSEFGLIKHRVTVEVRWLQQLASHPDLKEIPPFSDSANEVLNQLVENFDEQKAQRIKEIERTTNHDVKAVEYFIKESIATNPELLAVSEFVHFACTSEDINNIAHALMLKEGRDQILLPQVGQIVHQLSELAHRYADVPMLARTHGQTASPTTIGKEIANVVYRITRQLSQIRQVTLMAKINGAVGNYNAHLSAYPTVDWASNAETFITGLGLEWNPYTTQIEPHDYIAELFDAIARLNTILIDFNRDIWGYISLGYFKQKTIAGEVGSSTMPHKVNPIDFENAEGNLGIANAIFTHLAQKLPISRWQRDLTDSTVLRNMGVGFGYSLIAYQATLKGIGKLELNQLRLEADLDGAWEVLAEPVQTVMRRYNIPEPYEKLKALTRGQAITREAIQAFVDTLDIPETAKTELLALTPSNYIGNAPTQAKAI from the coding sequence ATGAACCTTTCCGAACTTACTGCCATCTCCCCTATTGATGGTCGCTACAGCAGCAAAACTGAGCCACTACGGGTGGCGTTCAGTGAATTTGGTTTAATCAAACACCGTGTGACTGTGGAAGTTCGCTGGTTACAACAGCTGGCATCCCATCCGGACCTGAAGGAAATCCCGCCATTTTCAGATAGCGCCAACGAAGTACTGAATCAGTTGGTGGAAAATTTTGATGAGCAGAAGGCTCAAAGAATCAAAGAGATAGAGCGCACCACCAACCATGATGTAAAAGCGGTCGAGTACTTTATCAAGGAATCCATCGCAACAAATCCGGAGTTGCTGGCGGTATCAGAATTTGTCCACTTTGCCTGTACGTCCGAGGATATCAACAACATCGCCCATGCGCTGATGCTGAAAGAAGGTCGCGACCAAATCCTGCTACCACAGGTTGGTCAGATTGTGCACCAACTGAGCGAATTGGCCCATCGTTATGCCGATGTCCCCATGCTGGCTCGCACCCATGGACAGACCGCCTCCCCGACGACTATTGGTAAGGAGATCGCTAATGTTGTCTACCGGATAACGCGACAACTCTCGCAGATTCGGCAGGTAACGTTGATGGCAAAAATTAACGGTGCCGTTGGCAATTACAATGCGCATCTGTCCGCTTACCCAACCGTGGACTGGGCAAGCAATGCAGAGACATTCATTACAGGCCTGGGTCTGGAGTGGAATCCCTATACCACTCAAATTGAACCACACGACTACATTGCAGAGCTGTTTGATGCGATAGCCCGGCTCAATACTATTCTGATCGACTTCAACCGCGATATCTGGGGCTATATTTCTCTCGGCTACTTCAAACAGAAAACCATTGCAGGAGAAGTGGGTTCTTCCACCATGCCACATAAGGTAAACCCGATAGATTTCGAGAATGCCGAGGGCAATCTGGGCATTGCCAACGCCATCTTTACCCATCTGGCACAAAAGCTGCCGATTTCCCGCTGGCAAAGGGATCTCACCGATTCCACCGTACTGCGCAATATGGGTGTGGGGTTCGGATACAGTCTGATTGCCTATCAGGCGACATTAAAGGGTATTGGCAAACTGGAACTGAATCAGCTTCGATTAGAGGCTGATCTCGATGGGGCATGGGAAGTTCTTGCCGAACCGGTACAAACCGTAATGCGGCGTTACAATATTCCGGAGCCCTACGAAAAACTGAAAGCCCTGACACGCGGGCAGGCAATCACGCGGGAAGCCATTCAGGCCTTTGTCGACACACTGGATATCCCTGAAACAGCCAAAACCGAACTGCTCGCTTTGACACCTTCCAATTACATTGGCAACGCCCCCACTCAGGCGAAAGCGATCTAA